From the Candidatus Nanopelagicales bacterium genome, one window contains:
- a CDS encoding D-alanine--D-alanine ligase, producing MVCTVTSVGSNVRVRVAVIFGGQSSEHSISCLSAASVLAAIDRTRYDVTAVGISRTGSWHRVSDDPADWARQGDNLPSITGDEPAATIGLGPSATAGSASTIDVDVVFPVLHGPFGEDGTIQGALELAHVPYVGSGVLASAATMDKQTTKLLLAAFGLPVGRYVGISDSKWTRDREEALAQIATLRFPVFVKPARAGSSVGISKVHDLDAVPAAIEEARKQDHKLIIEESVEHAREIECGVLASLGYEPPLSSRCAEITVHGGHEFYDFAAKYLDDSATLTVPADLPEAVHKELGELAVRAFDALGCDGLARVDFFLTEDGDAVINEINTMPGFTSISLFPRMWQDSGVSYPELIDHLIKIALERGTGLQ from the coding sequence GACGTCTGTCGGCTCGAATGTGCGCGTGCGCGTTGCGGTCATTTTCGGTGGCCAAAGCAGCGAGCACAGCATCTCTTGTCTGTCGGCAGCCAGCGTCTTGGCCGCCATCGACCGGACACGGTACGACGTTACGGCAGTCGGGATCAGTCGGACCGGTTCTTGGCACCGCGTCAGTGATGACCCAGCCGACTGGGCTCGCCAGGGTGACAATTTGCCCAGCATCACCGGTGATGAGCCTGCCGCGACGATCGGCTTGGGTCCCAGTGCCACGGCCGGATCTGCCTCGACGATCGATGTCGATGTTGTGTTTCCTGTTCTGCACGGTCCCTTTGGCGAGGACGGCACGATCCAGGGTGCGCTGGAACTGGCCCACGTGCCTTACGTGGGTTCCGGTGTCCTTGCCTCGGCAGCCACCATGGATAAGCAGACGACCAAACTCCTGCTGGCCGCCTTCGGACTGCCGGTCGGCCGTTATGTTGGAATCAGCGACAGCAAATGGACCAGAGACCGCGAGGAGGCGCTTGCGCAGATCGCAACGTTGCGGTTCCCTGTCTTCGTCAAGCCGGCACGGGCTGGATCAAGTGTTGGCATCTCCAAGGTGCACGACCTCGATGCTGTTCCAGCCGCCATCGAGGAGGCCCGCAAACAGGATCACAAACTGATCATCGAAGAGTCGGTGGAGCACGCTCGAGAGATCGAATGTGGGGTCTTGGCCAGCCTGGGCTACGAGCCACCGCTGTCCAGTCGTTGTGCGGAAATCACTGTCCATGGCGGCCACGAGTTCTACGACTTCGCGGCAAAGTATCTGGACGACTCCGCGACCCTGACAGTCCCGGCTGATTTACCCGAAGCGGTCCATAAGGAACTCGGCGAACTCGCCGTTCGGGCGTTCGATGCGCTGGGATGTGACGGTCTGGCGAGGGTCGATTTCTTCCTGACCGAGGACGGTGATGCCGTCATTAACGAGATCAACACCATGCCCGGCTTCACGTCGATCTCGTTGTTCCCACGCATGTGGCAGGACTCAGGCGTCTCCTACCCCGAACTCATCGATCACCTCATCAAAATCGCCTTGGAGCGAGGGACGGGCCTGCAATGA
- a CDS encoding N-acetylmuramoyl-L-alanine amidase, which yields MTTVRTFATVGVAAVSLLLGGMVGEPAFGIASMTATGPAAERLPTIAGAPRPTIVADPIPYGAKRKRQMAGYAWRHYRTRTWRLTTVRQIVLHYTVSNDYTSVHNFFANNSRGLGPAGSKPESPGNCTHFVVAKSGRIYQQAPLRIMCRGAIGLNHRSIGIEFVEMRSANNILARKRQVRAGQALVRWLQAKYRVRSSDVIGHAMVNRSRFFVDYEGWHNDHSDWRTGQVRKFRRGLR from the coding sequence ATGACCACGGTTCGAACGTTTGCCACAGTCGGAGTTGCCGCGGTTTCACTACTTCTCGGCGGCATGGTTGGTGAGCCTGCCTTCGGCATAGCATCCATGACCGCGACCGGACCTGCGGCCGAACGCCTGCCGACAATCGCCGGTGCGCCCCGGCCAACGATTGTCGCTGACCCGATTCCCTACGGAGCCAAGCGCAAGCGCCAGATGGCCGGTTACGCGTGGCGGCACTATCGCACGAGGACGTGGAGACTGACCACCGTTAGGCAAATCGTGCTGCACTACACCGTCAGCAACGACTACACCTCCGTCCACAACTTCTTCGCAAACAACTCTCGCGGGCTGGGCCCAGCTGGGAGCAAACCGGAAAGTCCAGGCAACTGCACACACTTCGTCGTCGCAAAGTCCGGCAGGATCTACCAGCAAGCGCCCCTGCGGATCATGTGCAGGGGGGCGATCGGACTTAACCACCGCAGTATCGGCATCGAGTTCGTCGAGATGCGTTCAGCGAACAACATCCTGGCCCGCAAACGACAGGTGCGCGCAGGCCAGGCCCTCGTTCGGTGGTTGCAGGCGAAGTACCGGGTGAGGTCCTCGGACGTTATTGGACACGCCATGGTCAATCGGTCCAGGTTCTTCGTTGACTACGAAGGCTGGCACAACGATCACTCCGATTGGCGCACCGGCCAGGTACGCAAATTCCGCCGTGGTTTGCGGTAA
- a CDS encoding DUF3515 domain-containing protein, giving the protein MYRPSAIMGRAALGRVHLGLGTALILVLAGCSRPVAVPAPAPTAPQIQDVCTALSGQLPTEVDGQRRRTTDPQISTTAAWGSPPITLRCGVDQPAGLTPTSELITINGVDWYPEQLSAGYRFTTTGRMANVEVSVPAKYQPETNALVDLATAVTASDPGAS; this is encoded by the coding sequence GTGTACCGACCGTCGGCAATCATGGGCCGGGCCGCTCTTGGTCGCGTCCACCTAGGGCTTGGGACGGCATTGATACTCGTTCTCGCAGGGTGCTCGCGACCGGTCGCAGTGCCGGCGCCCGCTCCGACCGCCCCCCAGATTCAGGACGTCTGCACAGCGTTGTCGGGCCAACTGCCGACCGAGGTAGACGGCCAGCGACGGCGAACCACAGACCCTCAGATCAGCACCACTGCCGCCTGGGGCTCGCCACCCATAACGCTGCGATGCGGTGTGGACCAACCGGCGGGTCTGACTCCGACGAGCGAGTTGATCACGATCAACGGTGTCGATTGGTATCCAGAACAGCTCTCGGCCGGGTACCGATTCACGACGACGGGCCGAATGGCCAACGTGGAGGTGTCAGTCCCGGCCAAGTACCAACCCGAGACGAACGCCCTCGTCGATTTGGCGACCGCCGTGACCGCGTCGGATCCGGGAGCCTCGTAG
- a CDS encoding thiamine-phosphate kinase translates to MSVDACDIDRGAAVDEVTPDQLVGDLGEHQLIDVLTRRLEQNESVLVGPGDDAAVIATPDARCVVSTDLMVEGKHFKREWSRGHDVGRRLAGANLSDICAMGADPTALVVGLVLPATTTVAWVLDFADGLVVECRMVNAAVVGGDLSGGAAITVAATALGDLGGRDAVRRAGAKPGDVVALAGRVGWAAAGLFILGRGFTAPRALVAAHRFPEPPYAAGKAAALAGATSMIDVSDGLVADIGHLARASGAVMAVSTDSLPVDAPVQDAASAFNADPMDWILTGGDDHGLVATFPPGIVMPEGFRPIGVVEELAGRSPEVRVDGAQWQSPGGFDHFS, encoded by the coding sequence ATGAGCGTAGACGCGTGTGACATTGACAGGGGAGCAGCCGTGGATGAGGTAACACCCGATCAGTTGGTTGGTGACCTCGGCGAGCACCAGCTGATCGATGTATTGACGCGGCGACTGGAGCAGAACGAATCGGTGCTCGTCGGCCCCGGTGACGATGCCGCGGTCATTGCTACCCCCGATGCACGCTGCGTCGTGAGTACGGACTTGATGGTGGAAGGCAAGCATTTCAAGCGGGAGTGGTCTCGTGGGCACGACGTTGGCCGTCGACTGGCCGGCGCCAACCTCAGCGACATCTGCGCCATGGGTGCAGACCCGACTGCCTTGGTTGTTGGTCTCGTGCTCCCAGCGACGACGACGGTAGCTTGGGTGCTGGACTTCGCCGACGGCCTCGTCGTGGAGTGCCGAATGGTGAATGCCGCGGTGGTGGGTGGCGACCTTTCTGGTGGTGCCGCAATCACGGTGGCGGCAACGGCGCTAGGCGATCTTGGCGGCCGTGACGCGGTCCGTCGAGCTGGGGCCAAACCAGGAGATGTAGTTGCGCTGGCTGGCCGCGTTGGCTGGGCTGCTGCTGGATTATTCATCCTTGGCCGCGGATTCACTGCACCGAGGGCATTGGTCGCCGCCCACCGGTTCCCGGAACCGCCCTACGCGGCCGGGAAGGCGGCTGCGTTGGCGGGAGCGACATCAATGATCGATGTCAGCGATGGTTTGGTCGCCGACATCGGCCACCTTGCCCGCGCATCGGGGGCGGTGATGGCGGTCAGCACCGACTCGCTACCCGTTGATGCACCTGTCCAGGACGCCGCCTCAGCGTTCAACGCCGATCCGATGGACTGGATTCTAACCGGCGGAGACGACCACGGCCTCGTGGCAACATTCCCACCAGGCATCGTCATGCCGGAAGGATTCCGAC